TTACAATAGTTCCCTCATCCATCTCCGGTAAAAAACCCGTACCTAAGCGAGGTAAGACCAAAATCGAACTAACAATCAAAATGACCATAAAGATAAAACTATAAATAGGGCGTCTGATAAAGAAGCCTACCCATTTTCTTTCTTTTATTTCGTGCGTAATTTGTTTTTGAGACTTTACTTTTTTGTTCTTAGATAAGAATAAATAGATGACAGGCAGCAAAACCCAAGTAGCAAAAAATGAGCAAATTAAAGTAATAATCATGGTATTCGTCATTACTTTAAAATAAGCACCGGCAACGCCAGTCATCAATATAAAGGGAATAAAAATAACGATAGTACTTATGGAAGAACCAATCATTGCCTTAATCAAATATTTGATAGCTTTCTGTACCAGTTTAGGTGGCATCTCATTGGGATGCTCTTCATGCGTTCGGTGTATCTGTTCTACAACAACAATGGCATCATCGATAATTAAACCTATTGCAGCTGCAATAGCCCCAAGGGTCATTATATTAAAGGTTTGCCCGGTAAAATATAATGTTAATAAAGTTAAACTCAATGTAACAGGAATGGTAATTAAAATAGTGGCACTAGCTTTCCAAGATTTTAAAAATAAGATGGCAACAATCACCGCCAAAACCAAACCAATCCAGAGTGCATCGGTAACACTTTTGACTACATCATTAACAAAGTTGGCCTGCACATAGATAGGCTTGATAACTACATCGTTGGGCAGAATTTTTTTCAGATCTGCCAACTTATTCTCCATGTTGGTAGAAATGTCTATTAAATTAGCTGTGGGTTGTTTTATTACAGCAATCAATACACCTTCCTTGCCATTCGGGTTGATTTTAATATATGATTTGGCAGGATGAACAGAAACGGTTGAAATATCATTTAAAGTAATAACTCTTTTTCCGTCATTTTTAATAACTGCATTCTGTAGCTGGCCCACATTATGCATTTGTGCATCTGTGATAGTTAAATACATCAATCGATAATCAGATAAATAGCCATTAGAGCGAATGAAGTTGGTATTGTTTAGGCTTTGGGCAACTGTCTCAGGCGTGATGCCTAAGCGGCTCATTTTTTCCTGATCCAAAATCACCCAATATTCTTTATCCTGACCACCTACTACACGTATATCACTCACACCTTGCACTTGCGAAAGAAAAGGTTTGATGGTATAAAGCGCTAATTGCTTTAATTCGATTGGACTGCGCGTTTTACTATTAATTGAATAGCTACTCACCGGCAAAATAGAAGGATTCATCTTTTCCACTGATATGGCTACACCGGCTGGTAAATCATTTCTAATTTGATTAATACGCGCTTCAATTTGTTGCTTACTTAAATCAATGTCAACATTCCAATCCATAAAGGCTGAAATTTCACAACTACCACGGCTGGTGGTACTGCGTAATTTTATAAGGCCTGGTACTTGCTTAATAGCGTTTTCCAAAGGGCGCGTTACGCCAACAGTCATTTGATTGACTGGTTGCTGGCCTGCATCTGCTATTATCTTTATTTTCGGAAAAGTTATTTCCGGGAATAAAGAGGTTTGCATTTTTGTAAATGCAAATACCCCACCCATTAAAGTCAAGATAATAACAACAATTAACGGGTTCTTATATTTGTAAAAAAAGGGCTCTTGCATTTATCTATTTTTGAATTAAAATCCTTGCTGTGTCTCCTAAACCATATCCACCTTGACTTACAAAGCGATCTGTTTTTAAAATTGGAGGTGCATTTATTTCAATACGGTTATTGTTTTCCAATCCTTTTTGAATATCTAGTTTGACGGCCGTGGAATCGTTGAGTAATTTCATTACCCAAAACTGCTGTTGTGTTTCATCAGAAAAGACAGCCGTTTTTGGCAGCGAAAAATGTGTAGAAGCTTTGTCCTGTAGCTTCACCAGACCTATCAGGTTTTCAGGAATATTAACGTTATTCTTTATTTTAATTAATACTCTTTGTGTTTGTGAAACACTGTCTACTGTAGGCATTATTTGCGCTACATAACCTTGTAACAATGTGCTATCAGGTAAGAGGACTGTTAGATTTTTATTTTTCAATAAAAGCTGGTGGTCTTCATAAGGTAGATTTAAAACGAATCCAAAACTATTTCTATCTGCTAAAGTAACTAGTGGTTCTCCCTCTTGTACATAATCTCCGGTCTGATGACTCAGTGCAACAACAATACTATTTACCGGGCTTTTTATTCTGTTAATCCCTGAGAATTTAAAAGAAGAGTCTAAACTATTAATGGTATTACCAATGCTTTTTGCTTCTTTTGTTTCTAAAACAAAAAGTGTTTGGCCACGGTTTATATTGTCCCCGATATGGATATTGGAGCGAAGGATATAACCATTGATATTAGCTTTTATATCATTTTTTAAAAGATAGGTAGCTACTGCATTTAATGATATATCGCTTTTAATCATTGTGGTATCAGGCATTACAACACTTACAGGCGTTATTACTTCTGGTGCTGAATCATCCTGCGTTGGTGAAGTGCATGAGGAGGAAAAGATTAAAAAAGATAATAGGGTATATAAATAAATTTTCCTCATTTTATTGTAATATTAAATTGTTTAACTGTGCTATTAAAAGCATTTTGGATAGATTATTCTGGATAATGTTGGTACGCAGATCTAAATAATTGTGAATAGATAATAGGTAATCAGTCATTCGAACATCCCCTGTTTGTAATTGAAGTTTCTCCGCATTGATAAGTGTTTTAGCATATTTCATCTGATCTTCTC
The Arachidicoccus soli DNA segment above includes these coding regions:
- a CDS encoding HlyD family efflux transporter periplasmic adaptor subunit, coding for MRKIYLYTLLSFLIFSSSCTSPTQDDSAPEVITPVSVVMPDTTMIKSDISLNAVATYLLKNDIKANINGYILRSNIHIGDNINRGQTLFVLETKEAKSIGNTINSLDSSFKFSGINRIKSPVNSIVVALSHQTGDYVQEGEPLVTLADRNSFGFVLNLPYEDHQLLLKNKNLTVLLPDSTLLQGYVAQIMPTVDSVSQTQRVLIKIKNNVNIPENLIGLVKLQDKASTHFSLPKTAVFSDETQQQFWVMKLLNDSTAVKLDIQKGLENNNRIEINAPPILKTDRFVSQGGYGLGDTARILIQK
- a CDS encoding efflux RND transporter permease subunit — its product is MQEPFFYKYKNPLIVVIILTLMGGVFAFTKMQTSLFPEITFPKIKIIADAGQQPVNQMTVGVTRPLENAIKQVPGLIKLRSTTSRGSCEISAFMDWNVDIDLSKQQIEARINQIRNDLPAGVAISVEKMNPSILPVSSYSINSKTRSPIELKQLALYTIKPFLSQVQGVSDIRVVGGQDKEYWVILDQEKMSRLGITPETVAQSLNNTNFIRSNGYLSDYRLMYLTITDAQMHNVGQLQNAVIKNDGKRVITLNDISTVSVHPAKSYIKINPNGKEGVLIAVIKQPTANLIDISTNMENKLADLKKILPNDVVIKPIYVQANFVNDVVKSVTDALWIGLVLAVIVAILFLKSWKASATILITIPVTLSLTLLTLYFTGQTFNIMTLGAIAAAIGLIIDDAIVVVEQIHRTHEEHPNEMPPKLVQKAIKYLIKAMIGSSISTIVIFIPFILMTGVAGAYFKVMTNTMIITLICSFFATWVLLPVIYLFLSKNKKVKSQKQITHEIKERKWVGFFIRRPIYSFIFMVILIVSSILVLPRLGTGFLPEMDEGTIVMDYSSPPGTTLQETDRVLQQVEKIIVANPHVDAYSRRTGTQMGFFITEPNTGDYQIQLKKKRNVSTDEVINELRTKIAAAQPSLRIDFGQVIGDMLGDLMNSVQPIEIKIFGSDQKTIQQYSKKVASILGNIKGTADVFDGIVIAGPSISVKPDFVKLAQYNITPSNFQYQLQTSLEGNVAGNIFDPQQFTPVRLIYPNSNNLSVSAVNNSLIFLPNGQMKPIKEFAKVTLQPGAAEVDREDLQTMGIVTSRLENRDLGSTMKEIKKDISSKINLPKGYSISYGGAYASQQQSFKELLMILALSSLLVFLVILFLFRDVRVALIILLVSVLGISGSYLLLFLTNTPLNVGSYTGLIMIVGIIGENAIFTYLQYHESLEKMSKEHSIIYAISTRLRPKLMTAIGAIIALMPLALGIGTGAQLHQPLAIAVIGGFLIALPLLLVVLPTLLNLIKPKLDSSLKSIEENNMQ